A single region of the Theileria annulata chromosome 4, complete sequence, *** SEQUENCING IN PROGRESS *** genome encodes:
- a CDS encoding uncharacterized protein (Tap349h10.p1c.C.cand.35 - score = 69.83;~SMART 10 WD40(SM00320) domains at aa 155-194, E()=1.30e-07; 200-238, E()=2.40e-01; 276-315, E()=2.84e+02; 318-360, E()=1.07e+01; 363-431, E()=8.62e-04; 434-473, E()=8.55e-08; 479-517, E()=5.70e+01; 520-562, E()=7.16e-10; 570-608, E()=1.92e+00; 742-782, E()=4.77e+00; pfam:PWP2 (PF04047) at aa 831-957, E()=3.60e-04) — protein MALYHLANICGSQYSGGRICFNPDGYIYSSCVLAPVGNRINIYDLQTNISSTLNSETRTNIVVIANHPSKPLSILVDDNGFGYILNLIRDKIVHRLQFKSTSNISTAESKQFNALNTQKKRLIHANFSPDGKYFAISIQKKLLVWLSPDEKLSWRMTLHLEITGHMENINSLDWSKDSKYIVTSSKDMTVRLWCVEPDETFVPVAFVDHRRSVKAAFFTNDMNRICSVSKEGVIIIWKRSDVTESDNSAKQIGSRSKMNFLRKSNNIKENQQTWIRETKGYCNQPSNSTVSVVTFNANIGLFVVGFTGGTFGLYNVPELTTIYTLKIGEQIPVIDSVDITSDGQWIALACSQTGTIVVWEWKSETFVMKQQAHLGGVRCCSFSYGSNLERLGSLAENKQDFDRALSSKNLGMGTRFLVATGGFDGKVKLWDNNTGLCYVTLTEHSASVEAIAFTPQGNALISASLDGTVRCFDLFRFKNFRVLTSIRTQYTSVAVDGSGTIVAAGTKGETNSVFIWQIQTGKVLDELVGHTAPVTSVSFHPHPSYNGFLVSSSWDNTIKIWNVFGRKDKAGSVESVLNTSSVISTAFDPRGNSILAASILSGQILFWDLDNVEQIGSIDGLRDIHPGRHYTEAFSAINIKKDPHSINRNNYFNSLSYSSCGTMIVCTAKNSPHVAVYSTENYLLLHVHTLTRNNSLSGLKRFLSSKYMTDYGFSVNELDLSDEEMFEDSRKLSRIQAHKSLPGVEVGEFKVTQDRFNVWEVNYSPDGRQFAVSTSQGVFIYSLDVTRNVEYTNQMLKSVHNFQPQIITKSVTKTAILKHLENNDFVSSFILALAMNNFKMMLKVYEAVPTSKISSLVSSLDSTLLLVLLNFIRNVLNSYSTNGTTHLGLHLVWLNAIFSIHQSTLSNYSGSQTSKDSLSDLRTIMLLLLRQIRESRANILGLFASNAYSFDYLCNLK, from the exons atGGCGTTATACCATCTAGCTAACATCTGCGGGTCACAGTATTCTGGAGGAAGGATATGCTTCAACCCTGAtggttatatatatt CCTCCTGTGTTCTGGCTCCTGTAGGAAATCGCATCAATATATATGATTTACAAACAAATATAAGCTCTACACTCAATTCTGAAACTAGAACTAATATAGTAGTAATAGCAAATCATCCATCAAAACCACTGTCAATACTTGTTGACGATAATG GATTTGGATATATTCTAAACCTAATTAGAGATAAAATAGTACATAGACTACAATTTAAGTCTAcaagtaatatttctacGGCTGAAAGCAAGCAGTTCAACGCTTTAAA TACACAAAAGAAAAGATTAATCCACGCGAATTTTAGCCCTGATGGGAAATACTTTGCAATTTCAATACAAAAGAAATTACTA GTTTGGTTATCTCCAGATGAAAAGTTGAGCTGGAGAATGACACTACACCTGGAAATTACAGGACATatggaaaatattaatagtcTAGATTGGTCGAAGGACTCTAAATATATAGTCACAAGTTCCAAAGATATGACAGTTAGGCTTTGGTGTGTAGAGCCAGATGAAACTTTCGTACCAGTGGCATTTGTAGATCACAGAAGATCAGTAAAGGCGGCATTCTTCACAAATGATATGAACCGGATTTGTAGTGTATCGAAAGAAGGagttataataatatggaaGAGATCAGATGTGACTGAAA GCGATAATTCAGCAAAACAGATAGGATCAAGGAGTAAAATGAATTTCCTAAGAAAATCAAACAATATAAAAG AAAATCAACAAACGTGGATAAGAGAAACTAAAGGATACTGTAACCAGCCGTCAAACTCAACC GTATCCGTGGTCACGTTTAACGCTAATATCGGATTATTTGTTGTTGGTTTCACTGGAGGAACATTTGGTCTATATAATGTGCCGGAACTGACAACAATCTACACACTCAAAATAGGAGAACAAATCCCAGTTATTGACTCGGTTGACATAACAAGTGACGGACAGTGGATAGCACTAGCGTGTTCACAAACGGGAACGATTGTAGTGTGGGAGTGGAAAAGTGAAACGTTTGTAATGAAACAACAGGCGCACCTAGGAGGAGTTAGGTGTTGTTCATTTTCGTATGGTTCCAATCTAGAAAGATTGGGAAGTCTGGCAGAAAATAAACAGGATTTCGATAGAGCACTGTCTAGTAAAAATTTGGGAATGGGAACAAGGTTTCTAGTGGCAACAGGAGGATTCGATGGAAAAGTGAAGCTATGGGATAACAATACAGGCTTATGCTATGTAACACTGACTGAACATAGCGCTTCAGTTGAGGCTATAGCATTTACACCTCAG gGAAATGCATTGATATCAGCTTCATTAGACGGCACTGTTAGATGTTTTGACCTATTTAGGTTCAAAAACTTCAGGGTCCTAACTTCAATCAGAACTCAATACACAAGTGTTGCAGTTGATGGATCAGGAACAATAGTAGCGGCAGGAACTAAAGGTGAAACCAATTCCGTTTTCATATGGCAAATACAAACGGGAAAGGTTTTAGATGAACTCGTAGGCCACACAGCTCCTGTAACATCAGTTTCATTCCATCCACACCCATCATACAACGGTTTCCTAGTATCCTCATCATGGGACAACACAATTAAG aTTTGGAATGTTTTTGGTAGAAAAGATAAGGCAGGATCAGTGGAATCAGTGCTTAACACCTCAAGTGTAATATCAACAGCATTTGATCCTAGAGGAAATTCAATATTGGCAGCATCGATACTAAGTGGCCAGATTCTTTTCTGGGATCTAGATAACGTGGAA CAAATCGGGTCAATTGACGGTTTAAGAGATATTCATCCAGGAAGACATTATACAGAGGCATTTTCAGCAATAAACATAAAGAAGGATCCACACAGTATTAATCGAAATAACTATTTCAACTCACTCTCATACTCTTCATGTGGAACAATGATAGTGTGTACAGCAAAAAACTCGCCACACGTAGCCGTCTATAGCACGGAAAACTACCTACTACTACATGTCCACACACTGACGAGAAACAACTCACTTTCAGGCCTAAAAAGGTTCTTGAGTTCTAAATACATGACTGATTACGGGTTCTCAGTGAACGAACTTGATCTTTCCGACGAGGAGATGTTTGAGGATTCAAGGAAGTTGAGTAGAATTCAGGCCCACAAGTCCCTTCCAGGAGTAGAAGTAGGAGAGTTTAAAGTGACGCAGGATCGATTTAATGTTTGGGAAGTTAATTATTCACCTGATGGAAGACAATTTGCCGTATCAACATCCCAGGgtgtatttatatactctCTGGACGTCACGAGGAATGTAGAGTACACGAATCAAATGCTTAAATCTGTCCACAACTTCCAGCCCCAAATTATAACCAAAAGTGTAACCAAAACAGCAATTCTAAAACATCTTGAGAATAATGACTTCGTGAGCTCCTTTATCTTGGCACTTGCAATGAACAACTTTAAAATGATGCTCAAAGTTTACGAAGCTGTTCCAACAAGTAAAATATCATCTCTTGTTTCTTCACTTGACTCCACTCTCCTTCTGGTACTcctaaattttattaggAATGTGCTAAACAGCTACTCTACCAACGGAACTACACATTTAGGTCTTCACCTTGTCTGGCTCAATGCGATTTTTTCGATTCACCAAAGTACActatcaaattattcagGGTCTCAAACATCTAAAGACTCACTTTCTGACTTGAGAACTATCATGTTGTTGTTGCTTAGGCAAATCCGAGAGTCTAGGGCTAACATCCTAGGACTCTTTGCTTCAAACGCGTATTCTTTCGATTATCTGTGTAATTTAAAGTGA
- a CDS encoding uncharacterized protein (1 probable transmembrane helix predicted for TA08690 by TMHMM2.0 at aa 5-27;~Signal peptide predicted for TA08690 by SignalP 2.0 HMM (Signal peptide probability 0.962, signal anchor probability 0.024) with cleavage site probability 0.845 between residues 22 and 23), with the protein MCERYLIIILMIHLALIHYTSCFSLNFINNKSSRNDNYVEDVVKLPSSIKYNIQNVNSIPTNEDNMFSRILQKRVEIDSDKKIQEINETIEDGSLIDPLTKDKLFQEEREENEKKLEKKEVSLDTSGENYKEGVESTSGEFGDISNKLQSDGVESTEADEIQLRDNLLNKLIKSQHKTVFGIYTLIKRVSLRRKIKSTRYSGEEYNCEGYETTNNLANSTHINVEDEIKTWDFFYTYDRASDYPFSGFNTTETVRIITQALSKLRPRRKSCLVSDSDVVLEVGHGKFPLIWDLRNYFGQFLYFGIEFSVIAFEQAVIHRFNNMCSPSEAYDKDVEFLSMNSLNYFNSDGTSNLNLIFPNDTESTRLKAGMVNIALGKSFLDYLSCRLTLSVSVSNWNLEPRIPQGVVEMFDSVSQALRDFKSDGKYSSLFVLVEPYDIVKFKDHIGIITKVIYTSTFVKQSESRYLRLVYAQRDKKTKAVCYALAKVDYTYHDYPELRDDMYKVTCNVYSFGPSTDEDWLLPQTVPPKWQSNDSKDFDNLTLL; encoded by the exons ATGTGTGAAAGATACTTGatcataatattaatgatacATTTGGCACTAATTCATTACACATCATGTTTctctttaaattttataaataacaaatCATCTAGAAATGATAATTACGTTGAAGATGTCGTTAAACTTCCATCCtctataaaatataacattCAAAATGTGAATTCTATTCCAACAAATGAGGATAATATGTTTTCAAGGATACTTCAGAAAAGAGTAGAAATAGATTCTGATAAGAAAATACAGGAAATTAACGAAACAATAGAGGATGGTTCATTGATAG ATCCGTTAACTAAGGATAAATTATTCCAGGAAGAACgagaagaaaatgaaaaaaagCTAGAGAAAAAG gAAGTTTCTCTGGATACATCTGGTGAAAATTATAAGGAGGGAGTTGAATCGACATCAGGAGAATTCGGTGATATCTCTAACAAGCTACAATCCGACGGTGTAGAATCAACGg AAGCTGACGAGATTCAATTAAGAGATAActtattgaataaattgatCAAGTCACAACACAAAACAGTTTTTGGg ATTTATACTCTAATAAA GAGGGTCTCACTTAggagaaaaataaaatcgACAAGGTACTCGGGTGAAGAATATAACTGCGAAGGATACGAAACTACAAACAACTTAGCCAATTCTACACACATCAACGTTGAAGATGAGATTAAAACATGGGATTTCTTCTACACATATGACAGGGCCTCCGACTATCCATTTTCAGGATTCAATACTACAGAAACTGTTAGAATAATTACACAGGCGTTAAGCAAATTGAGACCTAGGAGGAAATCATGCTTAGTTTCAGATTCAGACGTTGTTCTGGAAGTTGGTCACGGGAAGTTCCCACTAATTTGGGATTTGAGGAATTATTTTGGACAGTTTTTGTATTTTGGAATTGAATTTAGTGTTATTGCTTTTGAACAGGCTGTTATTCATAGATTCAATAATATGTGTTCTCCTTCAGAAGCATATGACAAAGATGTCGAATTTCTTTCAATGAATTCACTAAACTATTTCAATTCTGATGGAACAAGTAACCTTAACCTTATTTTCCCAAATGATACTGAAAGTACAAGACTTAAAGCAGGGATGGTTAACATAGCTCTGGGTAAAAGCTTTTTGGATTATCTTAGCTGCAG GTTAACACTTAGCGTAAGTGTTTCGAATTGGAATTTAGAACCTAGAATACCACAAGGGGTTGTTGAAATGTTTGACTCAGTATCGCAAGCATTAAGAGATTTTAAATCCGATGGAAAATACTCTTCCTTGTTTGTACTAGTTGAACCATA tGATATTGTGAAATTCAAGGACCATATTGGAATAATTACAAAAGTCATTTACACATCAACATTTGTAAAACAAAGCGAGTCGAGATATTTGAGATTAGTATATGCACAAAGGGACAAGAAGACAAAAGCAGTTTGCTATGCATTGGCCAAAGTTGATTATACCTATCATGATTATCCTGAACTTCGTGATGACATGTACAAAGTTACATGTAACGTCTATTCATTTGGTCCATCAACAGACGAAGACTGGTTACTTCCTCAAACTGTTCCTCCAAAATGGCAAAGTAATGACAGTAAGGATTTTGACAACTTAACATTACTTTAA
- a CDS encoding uncharacterized protein (Tap349h10.p1c.cand.198 - score = 25.77;~SMART SprT (SM00371) at aa 20-187, E()=9.94e-30), whose translation MADDVVELDSSESECSFAEFDLNEWFKYYNDLCFNGTIPHVELSWSKRMTRCAGICQVKPEGICRIRLSEALLKYRTIKDCKETLLHEMIHAYLILNRLDRMFAHGPKFIWQMKRINEMTGLNVTVFHDFNDEVNYYLKHIWRCDGICRFKEPFFGYVKRAVNRSPGPNDLWWDKHEKECGGKFIKISNDLNVSTKNRVNKNKKIHNNTIEKYFNNGMDDTDDMGSVSAPIIID comes from the exons atgGCAGATGATGTTGTTGAGCTGGATTCCAGCGAATCGGAGTGCTCTTTCGCGGAGTTTGATTTAAACGAATGGTTTAAGTATTATAATGACCTTTGTTTCAACGGAACCATCCCTCACGTGGAGTTGTCCTGGAGTAAAAGGATGACCAGATGTGCAGGAATATGCCAAGTCAAG CCTGAAGGAATATGCCGTATAAGGCTTAGCGAGGCTCTACTCAAGTACAGAACAATTAAAGATTGCAAG GAGACTCTGTTACATGAAATGATCCATGCGTATCTCATCTTAAACAGATTAGACCGTATGTTCGCACACGGGCCG aaatttatTTGGCAAATGAAGAGAATTAACGAGATGACAGGGCTCAATGTAACTGTGTTCCACGATTTTAATGATGAAGTTAATTACTACCTTAAACACATTTGGAGATGTGAc GGTATTTGCAGGTTCAAAGAGCCTTTTTTCGGATACGTTAAACGTGCCGTGAACCGGAGTCCAGGCCCAAATGACCTATGGT GGGATAAACACGAAAAGGAGTGCGGTGGTAAATTCATTAAGATCtcaaatgatttaaatgtGTCGACTAAGAATCGAGTCAACAAAA ATAAAAAAATCCATAACAACACAATTGAAAAGTACTTTAACAACGGTATGGATGATACTGACGATATGGGCTCAGTCAGCGCGCCAATCATCATTGACTGA
- a CDS encoding elongation factor 1-gamma, putative (SMART pfam:GST_C (PF00043) at aa 81-189, E()=3.60e-02; pfam:EF1G_domain (PF00647) at aa 225-335, E()=6.20e-28), whose amino-acid sequence MVRKVVGVDLEDYGTKSVLVTAAWANVNFDFEVAKGTCCASQAKKNAFSELKHAVTLVLDKDLGTFCGHVTVCRHLLDHVSKGTDEKSAFERSDTSSWVEFFYSRLDFETKLDKSSVVTRGSNSDLSKVVVSLNNYLATKTFLVAEKLSPADLVCAVSLDHLVHQKRLDAEYLEKELLHLARFLRTVKASDSFQKFLKMVENYKSTGRLDGKAPANNVEEKSEPAKKPKNPMDLLPPTSFVLDQWKKTYSNCKGDLYKEAMPWLWERFDPEGWSFYYMVYNKLEDECKSEVFTSNMLSGFLQRFETEFRHYSFGVLNVMGSSGNFDIKGVWLVRGTELPALMTEHPSYEFHTFRKLDVTKPQDKKLVEDYFCACDEIDGVPIADCKVWK is encoded by the exons ATGGTAAGG AAAGTTGTTGGAGTTGACCTTGAAGACTACGGAACAAAGAGCGTTCTAGTCACAGCAGCATGGGCAAACGTAAACTTTGACTTTGAAGTGGCTAAAGGCACATGCTGCGCTTCACAGGCAAAAAAAAACGCCTTCTCAGAACTCAAACACGCAGTAACACTCGTTCTGGACAAGGATTTAGGAACTTTCTGCGGACACGTAACAGTATGCAGACACCTACTGGATCATGTGTCTAAGGGAACAGACGAAAAATCAGCCTTTGAAAGAAGTGACACAAGCAGTTGGGTTGAGTTTTTCTATTCAAGACTTGATTTTGAAACGAAACTCGACAAGTCATCAGTTGTGACAAGAGGATCAAACTCAGACCTTTCAAAAGTTGTAGTTTCACTAAACAATTATCTCGCAACGAAGACATTTTTGGTGGCAGAAAAGCTCAGTCCAGCAGATCTAGTATGTGCAGTTTCACTAGACCACCTAGTTCATCAAAAGAGGCTAGACGCAGAGTACTTAGAGAAGGAACTACTCCACCTAGCAAGGTTTTTGAGGACTGTTAAGGCGAGTGACTCATTCCAAAAGTTCCTGAAAATGGTTGAAAATTACAAATCAACAGGAAGACTAGACGGCAAGGCTCCAGCCAACAATGTCGAAGAGAAGTCTGAACCAGCTAAGAAACCCAAAAACCCAATGGACTTACTTCCACCGACATCATTTGTTCTCGACCAGTGGAAGAAGACATATAGTAACTGCAAAGGCGACTTATACAAGGAGGCGATGCCATGGCTTTGGGAAAGATTCGACCCAGAAGGTTGGAGCTTCTACTATATGGTATACAATAAGCTTGAAGACGAGTGTAAGTCTGAGGTCTTCACGTCGAACATGCTGAGTGGATTTTTGCAAAGGTTCGAGACTGAATTTAGGCACTATTCGTTCGGCGTACTTAATGTAATGGGCAGTAGCGGGAACTTTGACATCAAGGGCGTCTGGTTGGTCAGGGGAACTGAACTGCCAGCACTAATGACAGAGCACCCTTCTTACGAGTTCCATACATTCAGGAAACTTGATGTAACAAAACCTCAGGACAAGAAACTAGTTGAGGACTATTTCTGCGCTTGTGACGAGATTGATGGAGTGCCAATAGCCGACTGTAAGGTctggaaataa